A stretch of the Kazachstania africana CBS 2517 chromosome 12, complete genome genome encodes the following:
- the SEF1 gene encoding Sef1p (similar to Saccharomyces cerevisiae SEF1 (YBL066C); ancestral locus Anc_7.389) yields MADSNIQNIKTSTSETGLFPLSKKRRISESIAVGRETNNVSSNAIRRDHAGSHRPVTSCSHCRQQKIKCNANQNYPNPCSRCQKYKLHCEIDPSFKPQKGSQLQTMRRDLDDLKLKLDHLLGNQSIISQALNQTAGGREILHSLAVLNERHSQPPSELEEDLTPTNTFSAQTYLIRGPQLRSMKTPSAKSPSLQDRHQTLPANFTLENDHSDSGDSRISLRDNKSKDQILATPSLFERVPTPDDKIDQFLLGEVQIPLEKANELHKRFVDEYLPYFPIMFTNSAAELYSQSKLLFWTVMLTACLSDSEPTLYIKLSSLIKQLAIETCWMRTPRSTHISQALLILCIWPLPNQRVLDDCSYRFVGLAKSLSFQLGLHRGKFMAEFTRSQTWMPNAEKWRTRTWLGIFFSELCWASILGLPPTSKIDYLVDRVKFAEDQPSVYDNNDEEETSFKLPSRFKRLILLSVFQSNLCTTMDSSTNSPDGLIECDLRASTLSTFEQELEELNKGLDFEKDDAVHIYYLYVQLMICCFAFLPEMPLSVQSQYVLKAYSSATKIVTLLTKLLENHQLIALPIYIRQSATFSAFILFKLQLNSMLLSKFLNSARQSIVTIHRLFRNQHTAWTTSVENDISRTASTLERLNMVLIRHPEVFLMETGIIAKMRSHLTGSLFYDLVWCLHEAGRRENSSGDTQAKESSKVSSDVAGNKMLYPLPLYNHIAREDFKTVTETTPGGTTVTTLVPTKDALRHAEELAKTNKDTDGVVKEINGIPISMLDETGSVRLSSTKGNSIASNLDQSQTTSGLSKMANVRADEKGTYSRPQRAVSSMTSSIRTGPESHSLFTRSTSTVPPSFPNNMGEISSSRATSNVEDFNVLNNRNTAFGGSLENQEESKAQDSDIDKDSSWNIPQSDQLNDFFQQQTAGWLENGLGNDDIFGWFDMGTEF; encoded by the coding sequence ATGGCCGATTccaatattcaaaatataaaaactTCGACATCTGAAACGGGGTTATTTCCACTTTCTAAGAAACGGCGCATTTCGGAGTCCATAGCAGTTGGTAGAGAGACTAATAATGTTTCCTCAAACGCGATTCGTAGAGATCATGCAGGAAGTCACAGACCCGTTACATCGTGTAGTCATTGTAGGCAGCAGAAGATAAAATGTAATGctaatcaaaattatcctAATCCGTGCTCTCGATGTCAAAAATATAAGCTACATTGTGAAATAGACCCATCCTTTAAACCGCAAAAAGGTTCACAATTACAAACCATGCGAAGAGATTTGGATGATTTGAAACTGAAATTAGACCATCTTTTGGGTAACCAGAGCATAATATCACAAGCTTTAAACCAGACTGCCGGTGGTAGAGAAATATTGCATAGTTTGGCCGTTTTAAATGAAAGACATAGCCAACCACCATCCGAGCTCGAAGAAGATTTGACTCCTACCAATACATTTTCTGCACAAACATATTTGATAAGAGGGCCTCAGCTGCGATCCATGAAAACACCATCAGCCAAGTCACCGTCATTGCAAGATCGACATCAAACGTTGCCTGCCAATTTCACCTTAGAGAATGATCACTCAGACTCCGGTGACAGTAGAATATCTCTGAGAGATAATAAGAGTAAAGATCAAATACTTGCGACCCCATCTCTTTTCGAAAGGGTCCCTACACCAGATGACAAGATTGACCAGTTTCTCCTTGGTGAAGTTCAGATTCCATTAGAAAAAGCCAACGAGCTACATAAGCGATTTGTAGATGAATATTTGCCGTATTTTCCAATCATGTTTACTAATTCAGCAGCAGAATTGTATTCTCAAtccaaattattattttggaCTGTTATGTTGACTGCATGTCTGTCAGACTCGGAGCCAACCCTTTACATTAAATTAAGTTCACTGATAAAGCAACTTGCAATTGAGACATGTTGGATGAGAACTCCAAGATCCACACATATATCACAAGCCTTATTAATCTTGTGCATATGGCCTTTGCCTAATCAAAGGGTGTTGGACGATTGTTCTTATAGGTTCGTTGGTTTGGCTAAGTCTCTTTCCTTTCAGTTAGGTCTCCATAGGGGTAAATTTATGGCAGAGTTTACTAGAAGTCAAACATGGATGCCAAACGCAGAGAAGTGGAGAACAAGAACCTGGCTgggaatttttttttcagaattatGCTGGGCAAGTATATTAGGGTTACCTCCTACTTCAAAAATCGATTATTTAGTCGATCGGGTGAAGTTTGCAGAGGACCAACCCTCTGTttatgataataatgatgaagaggaaaCCTCGTTTAAGTTACCCAGTAGATTCAAGAGactaattcttctttctgtATTTCAGTCAAATCTCTGTACAACAATGGATTCCAGTACTAACAGTCCGGATGGTTTGATAGAATGTGACCTCCGTGCATCTACTTTGAGTACGTTTGAAcaagaattggaagaaCTGAATAAAGGTTtggattttgaaaaagatgatgCTGTGCATATATATTATCTTTATGTGCAACTTATGATTTGTTGTTTTGCATTTTTACCAGAAATGCCTCTTAGTGTTCAATCTCAATATGTCTTGAAGGCTTATTCCTCTGCCACAAAAATTGTCACTCTATTGACAAAGTTACTGGAGAATCATCAGCTTATAGCATTACCCATTTATATCAGACAAAGCGCAACTTTCTCCGCCTTTATTCTGTTCAAATTGCAATTAAATTCAATGCTTTTATCtaagtttttgaattctgCTAGACAATCGATTGTAACAATCCATAGGTTGTTCAGAAACCAACATACTGCCTGGACAACCTCTGTAGAGAACGATATTTCTAGAACTGCAAGCACTTTAGAACGACTAAATATGGTATTGATTAGACATCCGGAGGTCTTTTTGATGGAAACTGGTATAATCGCAAAAATGCGCTCACATTTAACAGGGTCACTGTTTTATGACTTAGTATGGTGTCTGCATGAAGCAGGCAGGAGAGAGAATAGCTCTGGGGATACGCAAGCTAAGGAGAGTTCTAAAGTGTCATCAGATGTTGCTGGAAACAAGATGTTGTATCCATTACCTCTATATAATCACATTGCAAGAGAAGACTTCAAAACGGTCACAGAGACTACGCCAGGGGGAACAACAGTTACAACACTTGTTCCTACTAAAGATGCCCTACGACATGCTGAGGAATTGGCCAAGACCAATAAGGATACAGATGGAGTTGTGAAAGAGATTAATGGTATtccaatttcaatgttaGATGAAACGGGAAGTGTACGTCTATCCTCCACTAAGGGTAATTCTATCGCTTCGAATTTAGATCAAAGCCAAACAACTTCTGGTTTAAGTAAAATGGCCAATGTCAGGGCCGATGAAAAAGGTACCTATTCAAGACCACAACGGGCAGTTTCATCGATGACTTCCTCTATCAGGACAGGCCCAGAGTCACATTCCTTATTTACTAGAAGTACATCCACTGTGCCTCCTTCATTTCCTAATAATATGGGTGAAATTTCATCCTCTCGCGCAACCAGCAATGTAGAAGATTTCAACGTTTTGAATAACAGGAATACAGCATTTGGTGGGTCATTAGAAAATCAGGAAGAATCTAAAGCACAGGATTCTGATATAGATAAGGATAGTTCATGGAATATTCCACAAAGTGACCAATTGAACGATTTTTTTCAGCAGCAGACGGCTGGCTGGCTTGAAAACGGTCTTGGgaatgatgatatttttggTTGGTTCGATATGGGGACCGAATTTTAA
- the KAFR0L01730 gene encoding uncharacterized protein (similar to Saccharomyces cerevisiae UBP13 (YBL067C) and UBP9 (YER098W); ancestral locus Anc_7.390): MLKRWRLAGLSSGKKSRSTEDLNVNDTFNVDSSFATLPILEVTRVSTMASEEGNLLKTVKTSEEDICPEDNVEQNAANSTIVPYLTPQPGNNFSSTTYTAVDPSNTAILDVKESNLMPYGDGSNKIFGYENFGNTCYCNSILQCFFNHSVFRTSMLSFPSSNSDGERARTLETFGRSKRNINGVSKESRSSSNSQNEILEDATKYKAQEKLAHGKKFIAGLLKRHSSSAENVNYRGAETIAKSSESSLNIDDLYINDMPGDKILPKLSSFDDENVLNKTKKYDGLIVGRPVSQGRKDSSSSVLSTNEISNESSASEIDMDYNSEYLSSEKRKRNALLKGPVLDIDSIVNKKQDSSLYYALKDIFECAVETNFLSGVISPVQFIDTLKKENVLFDTTMHQDAHEFLNFLMNNLSDYIWANNKKGDLKIDNFVQDIFQGSLTNQIRCYTCDSITSTEEPFLDFAIEVKEDENLNIQRHLESFHQRELLNGSDKFYCDRCCGLQEAERLVGLKRLPKTLSLHLKRFKYSEDKMANIKLFNKIDYPTFLTVSSTFDSKLSKRYELASAVIHLGDGPQYGHYISLCKTETFGWLLFDDETVEAVDEQTVLSFTGENSDTAYVLFYNEVSEYDEVKSSTQAYEEYNTHIDQLIRHDDCLHHLHDEPHDKPINDSFKTSTASSINPEKNDSSSKIGRRKSRLLNFMKK, from the coding sequence ATGTTAAAAAGATGGAGGTTAGCTGGATTATCTAGTGGGAAAAAATCGAGATCAACCGAGGATTTAAACGTTAATGATACATTTAATGTGGATAGTTCTTTTGCAACACTGCCTATTCTCGAAGTTACTCGAGTCTCCACAATGGCTTCGGAAGAAGGTAACTTATTAAAAACGGTAAAGACCTCTGAGGAAGACATTTGTCCCGAAGATAATGTCGAGCAAAATGCCGCTAATTCGACTATTGTACCGTATTTGACACCTCAACCGGggaacaatttttcatcgaCAACTTATACAGCGGTGGACCCGTCGAATACGGCCATTTTAGATGTTAAAGAATCTAATTTAATGCCTTATGGTGATGGAtccaataaaatttttggatatgaaaattttggcaaCACATGTTACTGTAACTCAATATTACAATGTTTCTTTAACCATTCAGTTTTCAGAACTAGCATGCTTTCGTTTCCCTCGAGTAATTCTGACGGAGAAAGAGCTCGTACGCTAGAAACTTTTGGTAGGtctaaaagaaatataaatgGCGTCAGCAAAGAATCAAGAAGCAGCTCAAACTCTCAAAACGAAATCTTAGAAGATGctacaaaatataaagcACAGGAGAAATTGGCCCATGGTAAAAAATTCATAGCAGGTCTACTGAAACGTCATAGTTCTAGTGCTGAAAATGTCAATTACAGAGGCGCTGAAACCATCGCTAAATCAAGTGAGAGTTCATTGAATATTGATGATCTCTATATAAATGACATGCCAGGGGATAAAATTCTACCAAAATTGTCATCTTTTGATGACGAAAACGTTCTTAACAAGACGAAAAAGTATGACGGTTTAATCGTAGGTAGACCTGTATCTCAGGGAAGAAAAGATTCCTCATCTAGCGTCTTATCTACTAAtgaaatatcaaatgaaaGCTCTGCTTCGGAGATAGATATGGACTATAACAGTGAGTATTTGTCAAGtgaaaaaaggaaaagaaatgcATTACTAAAAGGTCCTGTCCTAGACATTGATTCTATAGTCAACAAAAAACAAGATTCATCTTTGTATTATGCATTAAAGGACATTTTTGAGTGTGCAGTCGAAACCAACTTTCTATCTGGTGTAATTTCACCTGTCCAGTTCATAGACactttaaaaaaagagaatgTTTTATTTGATACAACAATGCACCAAGATGCCcatgaatttttgaactttttaATGAACAATTTGAGTGATTATATTTGGGCTAATAACAAAAAAGGCGATCTTAAGATAGATAATTTTGTCCAGGACATATTTCAAGGAAGTTTGACGAATCAAATACGATGCTACACTTGCGACAGCATTACTTCCACAGAAGAACcatttttagattttgCTATTGAAgtaaaagaagatgaaaatttaaatattcaaagaCATTTAGAAAGTTTTCATCAAAGAGAACTTTTAAATGGTTCTGATAAGTTTTACTGCGATCGATGTTGTGGTTTACAGGAAGCTGAGAGGCTAGTTGGCCTAAAAAGGCTTCCTAAAACGTTATCTTTACATCTGAAAAGATTTAAGTATTCCGAAGATAAAATGGCtaatatcaaattattcaacAAAATAGATTATCCCACATTTTTAACGGTATCATCGACTTTcgattcaaaattatcaaagcGTTATGAACTCGCAAGTGCAGTGATACACCTCGGCGATGGCCCACAATATGGACATTATATCTCGTTGTGTAAAACAGAAACGTTTGGATGGCTATTGTTCGATGATGAAACAGTGGAGGCTGTTGATGAACAAACAGTACTAAGTTTTACTGGTGAAAATTCGGATACTGCATATGTATTATTCTATAATGAAGTATCCGAGTACGATGAAGTAAAGTCATCCACGCAAGCTTATGAAGAATACAACACTCATATCGATCAATTGATTAGGCATGATGACTGTTTACATCATCTTCATGATGAACCTCATGATAAGCCCATCAATGACAGTTTCAAGACCAGCACAGCCTCTTCAATTAATCCTGAAAAGAATGACTCCTCATCAAAGATTGGAAGAAGGAAATCACGATTGCtcaattttatgaaaaaatga
- the KAFR0L01740 gene encoding ribose-phosphate diphosphokinase (similar to Saccharomyces cerevisiae PRS4 (YBL068W) and PRS2 (YER099C); ancestral locus Anc_7.391): MSQNDIKLIAGNSHPALAKLISTRLNIPLSQVGLYQYQSTEASVVVGETLRDEEVYIIQTGYGEHSINDFLMELLISIHGCRAASARKIVAVIPNFPYARQDKKDKSRAPITAKLIAKLLEAAGCDHIITMDLHASQIQGFFHAPVDNLYAEPTMLKYIRDNMDLNNVTLVSPDAGGTKRVTSFADKLDLPFALIHKERQRANEVSKMVLVGDTKDRTCLIIDDMADTCGTLIKAARLLLENGAKEVIAMISHGIFSGNAIEKLESSEISQVICTNTVPLQKRSSKIIQLDISPVISEAIRRLHNGESISYLFSHTID, encoded by the coding sequence ATGTCTCAAAATGATATAAAACTGATAGCTGGCAATTCTCACCCAGCACTTGCCAAATTGATATCTACCAGATTGAATATCCCCTTATCTCAAGTGGGACTTTACCAGTATCAGAGCACAGAGGCCTCAGTGGTGGTGGGTGAGACACTCCGAGATGAAGAGGtgtatattattcaaaCAGGCTATGGTGAGCATTCTATCAATGATTTTTTGATGgaattattaatttcaattcatggTTGTAGAGCTGCGTCAGCAAGAAAGATAGTCGCTGTCATTCCAAATTTCCCATATGCTAGACAAGATAAGAAGGATAAATCTCGTGCCCCCATTACGGCAAAATTAATCGCCAAATTACTTGAGGCAGCTGGATGTGACCACATTATAACAATGGATTTACATGCATCACAGATTCAAGGTTTTTTCCATGCACCTGTTGACAATCTCTATGCTGAGCCAACTATGCTGAAGTATATAAGGGATAATATGGATTTGAATAACGTCACATTAGTTTCACCGGATGCAGGTGGTACAAAAAGGGTCACAAGTTTTGCTGACAAGCTCGATTTACCATTTGCATTAATTCATAAGGAGAGACAAAGGGCAAATGAGGTATCAAAAATGGTACTAGTTGGGGACACAAAAGATAGAACGTGTCTAATCATTGATGATATGGCTGATACGTGTGGCACTCTAATCAAAGCGGCTAGGCTTTTATTAGAAAACGGAGCTAAAGAAGTCATCGCAATGATTTCACATGGTATCTTTTCTGGAAATGCTATCgaaaaattggaaagttCTGAAATATCTCAAGTTATCTGCACAAATACTGTTCCTTTACAGAAACGGTCATCAAAGATAATACAATTAGATATAAGCCCTGTAATCTCCGAGGCAATAAGAAGATTGCACAATGGTGAGTCAATTTCTTACCTATTTTCTCACACTATCGACTGA